A part of Astyanax mexicanus isolate ESR-SI-001 chromosome 2, AstMex3_surface, whole genome shotgun sequence genomic DNA contains:
- the LOC125799112 gene encoding protein NYNRIN-like isoform X1 encodes MPMLNVEVCGKTLKFMVDSGAGYSVIRAEDLKCETQPGKHTALIGAICQIPKPTTKKQLLSFLGMCSYCRTFISSYAEQEGPLRDIIPTKGVSTAKLQWTQEAEEAFIQLKVALQNMPALGIPDPTKPFVQMVDAKGIYMTSVLTQKHGDKLRPVAYFSCKLDSVAQGLPTCLRAVAAAEKALIASRDIVAYAPLTLKVPHAVHNILQDQRVAHLSAQRWLRYHTALLDMPNVTVQRCSTLNPASLLPTPEDGEPHDCQLLLQHACTPRIDLQEEPLHNAQMELFVDGSASRDKTGTNRVAYAVVSATEVLDTGVLPSSYSAQAAELVALTKACELAKGQSLNAYTDSRYAWGVANDFGFMWKQRNFLTSSGTKIKHHELINNLLSALLLPSQIAVIKCAAHTSTGDPVSRGNAFADSVAKHTAHNANITAAQISTPEQEKPSLIDIQSMATPLEKKLWAKTDCYKDNGIWRQKSTNRPLLPKQYAKVLIKIVHGRSHMAKGGIVEQISRYWYAPGLHTLAQNFCSSCLICAQHTHRHAAPLTQQPAGHPPATEPFQHWQIDFVELTPAEGKKFLLVCVCMFSKWIEAFPTGKQDGEAVAKAFLRELIPRFGLPKRVSSDNGTPFVHTGLKSLTKYLGIDMHKHCSYHPASAGAVERANGTIKNGLAKITQQTGLNWVKCLPLVLWQSRTRVQAKTGLSAFEIVFGRPPNVGVGPPPLEDQLLDHTLVEYCISLHDSLLSASRQVKAVLPQPADQPFHNHKPGDWVLIKDLRRRRWNQQRWTGPHLVLLTTHTALKIEGRGTWVHHTHCKKAPTKPEEEEALVDQ; translated from the coding sequence GCAATTTGCCAAATTCCTAAGCCCACAACAAAGAAGCAACTGCTTTCCTTTTTAGGAATGTGTTCATACTGCCGCACTTTCATTTCCTCCTATGCAGAGCAGGAGGGCCCTCTCAGAGATATTATTCCTACGAAAGGGGTTAGCACTGCAAAACTGCAGTGGACACAAGAGGCAGAAGAAGCATTTATACAGCTTAAGGTGGCTTTGCAAAATATGCCAGCATTGGGCATACCTGATCCAACTAAACCTTTTGTTCAGATGGTAGATGCAAAAGGCATCTATATGACTTCAGTGCTTActcaaaaacatggagataagcTTCGCCCTGTTGCATACTTCTCTTGTAAGCTGGACTCAGTGGCTCAGGGCCTGCCCACCTGCCTtagagcagtggcagcagcagaaaAGGCACTAATAGCTTCAAGAGACATAGTGGCTTATGCTCCACTTACATTAAAGGTACCACATGCAGTGCACAACATTCTCCAAGATCAGAGAGTTGCACATCTATCAGCCCAGAGATGGCTGCGATATCACACTGCTTTACTTGACATGCCTAATGTTACAGTACAACGTTGTAGCACGCTCAATCCTGCTTCCCTTCTCCCAACTCCAGAGGATGGGGAGCCACACGACTGTCAGCTGTTGCTGCAGCACGCGTGCACACCACGAATAGATTTGCAAGAAGAGCCATTGCACAATGCGCAAATGGAGCTCTTTGTTGATGGCTCAGCAAGCAGAGATAAGACAGGAACGAACAGAGTAGCATACGCTGTAGTGTCAGCCACAGAGGTCTTGGACACTGGCGTTTTGCCCAGCTCTTACTCAGCACAGGCAGCTGAGCTAGTAGCCCTTACAAAAGCATGTGAATTGGCAAAAGGTCAATCATTAAATGCGTACACTGACAGCAGGTACGCATGGGGCGTGGCAAATGATTTTGGTTTTATGTGGAAGCAGCGTAATTTCCTGACAAGTTCAGGAACAAAGATCAAACACCATGAGCTGATTAACAACTTGCTTTCTGCTCTTTTGCTTCCCTCACAGATCGCAGTAATCAAGTGTGCCGCACACACATCCACAGGAGATCCAGTGAGCAGGGGAAATGCGTTTGCAGACAGCGTCGCTAAGCACACAGCTCATAATGCAAACATCACAGCTGCACAAATTTCTACACCAGAGCAGGAGAAACCTTCCTTAATTGACATTCAGTCAATGGCAACACCATTAGAAAAAAAATTGTGGGCTAAAACTGATTGTTACAAAGACAATGGCATTTGGAGACAGAAATCCACCAACAGGCCGCTCCTGCCCAAACAATATGCTAAGGTTTTGATCAAAATTGTCCATGGGAGGAGTCACATGGCCAAGGGAGGGATAGTAGAGCAGATTTCCAGGTATTGGTATGCACCTGGACTCCACACACTTGCCCAAAATTTTTGTTCTTCATGTCTCATCtgtgctcaacacacacacagacatgctgcacCACTCACACAGCAGCCAGCAGGTCATCCACCTGCCACAGAACCATTTCAACACTGGCAGATAGACTTTGTAGAGCTAACTCCAGCTGAAGGAAAAAAGTTTCTCCTGGTCTGTGTTTGCATGTTCAGTAAATGGATTGAAGCTTTCCCAACAGGTAAACAGGATGGAGAAGCAGTGGCTAAAGCATTTCTCAGAGAACTGATCCCAAGATTTGGTCTGCCAAAAAGGGTTTCTAGCGACAATGGCACACCATTTGTACACACAGGGCTCAAAAGTTTGACCAAATATTTGGGTATTGACATGCACAAGCATTGTAGTTACCACCCCGCCTCAGCAGGGGCAGTAGAGAGAGCAAACGGCACCATCAAAAATGGATTGGCAAAAATTACACAGCAAACAGGTCTAAATTGGGTCAAATGTCTCCCTCTGGTCCTGTGGCAAAGCAGAACCAGGGTGCAAGCAAAAACAGGCCTAAGTGCATTTGAGATTGTTTTTGGCAGACCTCCCAATGTAGGAGTGGGGCCCCCCCCACTGGAGGATCAACTGTTAGACCACACACTTGTTGAATACTGTATCTCATTGCATGATTCTCTTTTGTCTGCATCTCGACAGGTAAAAGCTGTGCTACCTCAACCAGCTGACCAACCCTTCCATAACCACAAGCCAGGAGACTGGGTGCTGATCAAGGATCTGCGGAGACGAAGGTGGAACCAGCAAAGGTGGACTGGACCTCATCTTGTGCTCCTGACGACCCACACTGCGCTGAAGATTGAAGGACGTGGAACCTGggttcatcacacacactgcaaGAAGGCCCCCACCAAACCTGAAGAAGAGGAAGCTCTGGTTGATCAGTGA